The nucleotide window TTTTAACACTCAGATGACGGACAAtacttaattccgttgtgcaatgtagttttgataaaaaagttatcactttgttgacattcacacaacagaatatccctaataccgttgtacaatcGATCTTACTTAAACACATAACAGATGATttctgttctgttgtgtgattagtgttgtgtgattaactttttgtagtagtgtatgtGATCAGCTTGCTAGTGTAGGAGTTTATCTGGTGGATGAGGATATAATAGACTTAGTTCTTCATGGTTTGCCAGCAGAGTTTGCTGCCATAAAAACTAGatttaaatactgcttactccctatacttatagggtttcatcgtttcaatccctgaccttcgaatttcacctaaaaagtccctgaacttccaatttcctcccaattggtctcTGCCGTCAAACATCCGTCAAAGACTCTATTATCTTGTTGATGTGGCAGTCGTTTccccctaaaaagtctattatatcctcaattaattttttattctctttctctgtttttttttttttttttcctttttacctcttcttcttccggctctctctcctccttctatTCATCTCCTCATTGtggttccaatccacagacCTTCAAGATCTATACGCTCTATTATTGGCCACATTTGGTAACACCCACAAACCATTTCAATGATTTCTACAAGCTAGACATACTCTTCCTACTACCAGGAGAGACCTCTGAATCCAACCTTGAAACTTTCAAACCAGGCCACCTTCAATCTCACAAAAACCCCCCAACTCTTCACACCATCAACCAAACCCTAATTCAACAACAATCGGTTCAGAGCCCTAAGAGACAAAAACTGACACATACAGACTTGAATCGAACCTCACCTGATCTGCCTTCATGTTGAGAGCCCCGAGCCCTAACGCCGCCGCTACCACCACCATCTCCGCCAATCCCTCAACCTCCAAAGCCCTAAATGACGACACCTGGCTAGATCGGTTGAAGCTCGCGTTGAAGACTGGCATGTTCGAGGTCAACTCTGATTGGACTTGGGTGTTATTTTCATCAACCACAATCGGTTCAAGTTCGATTTGCCGGATAATTTTGGGAACTCGCCGGTATCCGTCTCTATCGAATTCAAGGCAGCGAGGAACTTGGATTGTGTGAATAGGGATGCGAATTTGAAAGAGAAAGGCAGAGAATTTtccagagaagaagaagaagagatagagatcggaggggggggggggagagagagagagagagagagagtgacagcTAATGGTGGTAatcttcttctccgatctcgtCCTAAAGATGTTCTTGTTCGACCTTCGAACCCATCTCCACTTATCTCCAGAGCTTATCGATCTTGTTATGGCACTGCATGGCGGTCTTGAACGGCGAGACAAGTGGGAATTAGGCGGCAAGGGTGGTGGCGACGTCATCCCAGTTGGTGGCTTTGAGATTGGTGCGGTCAAGAGAGGACCACTTGTCCTTGAAGATGGAGATGAGGGCTTCGGCCTCATTTTCGATCCAGCACGGCGGcagccggggggggggggggggggttgaggAGAACATTGGGGTGTGGGATAAGGAGATAAGGGAGGCAGGGCCGGACCTGATGAGAGGCCTAAGAGTCTGCTGACTCAGGCCTAGAAATCTAATAGGcccagatttttatttttttttacagttTTTTTATATTATGTAGTGCCTTATGTGTCTGTGATCTAAAGAAGGCTGTTGTGTGTCAGTGTGTGTGAACATATTAATTGAGTGCAGTCATTCCCTAATTAAAGGGAAAGAAACATATATAAGAGATTTATATAATGCTTgacatatattatttttttgacatatatatttatataatgcttgacatatattatttttttgagaaggcttgaaatatataatataatatataatgttAAAGTCTATGTACACCCAGacgtaaaagaaagaaaatggggTACACCCATTAATTAATACTCTAAAGTtgtacaaaaaaagaagaagaagaaaggttttaattcaagaaaaaaaaaacacacggGGTAGAAGCCTAACTGCCTAAGTAAGAGATTTATTGTATAAATGGGATTCATAATGTAAATAGGATTACTAGAATATTTATTCTAATAGGATTACTACAACATCAAGGTTTGGTAATCCTATTTCTATAATAAGTCTTTTGGTGATCCTATATATAGAGAGTGTATTACATAAGAGGAATTCACTATTCTCAATAATCAGTTTCTCGGTCTTGGGTTGCATTCAACTTTGTTATCATGCCTCCTAAATATATGTCTGGagctaaaaaaagaaagaagaaacagagagaaGAAGCATTAATTCAAAGTCAAGCTAGAGATATTGATAAGTACTTTACTAGCAATAAAAAAGCGAAGGGGGAAGAGAATCAGAATGACCATGCCAATGAACAACATGATCAATCTAtgaatgagaatgagaatgaaGAAGTTGTTCAACCTGCCAATGTGAATGAATTAAATGATATTGAGGTTGAAGACCCGAAGCAGCCTGAGAATGAGGAAGATGATGTCAATATGATTGAAGATGTTCAACATGAAGATTTATATCAAGAGAGCTGCTTTCCTTTGAATATTGATGATCCAGGAAATTGGGataaaattgatcaaaatattAGGGACTTCTTAGTTGAAAGGGGTCCAAAAAGAGATCATGGTGTTGAGTTGTTTCCCAAAGATAGTTCTGGTAGACATTTTGATTCATCACATTATAAGCGGTTGTTGCCAAATGGAGAGAAAAGTGATAGAAGATGGCTAGTATATTCTATTTCTTTAGACAAgattttttgcttttgttgcaAATTGTTCAAGACACAAAGAACTATGACTCTAATTGGCCAATTGGCTAATGAAGGATACAAAGATTGGCATAATTTGTCTCGGAGTCTTAGAAATCATGAAGCTAGTAAGGAGCACATAAGTTGTATGACAAGTTGGATTGAattggaaagaagactgcaaAAAAATAAGACAATTGATGAAAGCTTGCAAGTAGAAATCAACAAAGAAAGAGAACATTGGAGACAAGTGTTAAAGAGGATAATTGCTGTGGTGCAAAGACTTGCCAAAAATAACTTGGCATTTCGAGGAGATTGTGAGAAGCTTTATGTTGAAAACAATGGTCACTTTTTGCAAATGATTGAAATGATTGTTGAGTTTGATCCAATAATGGAAGAGCACATTCGGTGTAGTCAAGCACGTCTGATCCATTATACATATCTTGGTCCCAAAATTCAAAATGAATTGATACAGATGTTGGCAAATGACGTGAGAAGTTCAATTGTTACAAAAGTTAAACAAGCAAAATATTTTTCAGTTATACTAGATTGTACTCCAGATGCGAGTCACGAGGAGCAAATGTCTCTTGTGATAAGATGTGTAGATGATTCAGCAAACTCTGCAGTGGTAGAAGAATATTGGATACAATTTTTGAAGGTAGATGACACATCAGGGCATGGACTTTTTACCGAGCTTAAAAATGTGTTAAGCAATCTTGAACTTGATATTGATGATATAAGAGGTCAAGGGTATGACAACGGATCTAATATGAGAGGGAGACATAAAGGTGTACAGAGCAGGTTACTTGAAATAAATCCCAGAGCTTTTTATACTCCGTGTGGTTGTCATAGTCTTAATCTGGCATTATGTGATATGGCGAATTGTTGTCCTAAAGCTATGTCATTTTTTGGAGTGATACAACGCATCTATACATTGTTCTCTTCTTCTACCAAGcgttggaagattttcaaagatcATGTGGAAGGTTTGACAGTTAAGCCATTGTCACAAACACGCTGGGAAGGTCATGTCGAAAGTGTCAAACCTATAAAAGAGCAGACTTCACAAATAAGAGATGCTTTAGTTGACTTGGCAAATACTAGTGAAGATCCGAAAACAAAGAGTGAAGCTGAGTCCTTAGTAACACATGAACTTGAGAACTTTGAGTTCTTGCTTGGCATGGTAATTTGGTATCAATTGCTATATGCGATCAACACTGTGAGTAAATTTCTTCAAGCTGAaaacatggatattgatgctGCTCTTAAAGAATTAAAAGGACTTATTTTGTTTCTTGAAGAGTATAGAGAATCCGGACTTGATATGGCAATGGATGAAGCTAAACAAATGGCAAGTGAATTGGGAATTGAAGCTGTATTCCGAGAAAAACGCATCATTCGAAGAAAGAAGCAGTTTGATGACAGTGGCAGTGATGAGGTAATGCAATCATCTGAAGAATCTTTTAGAGTTAATTACTTCCTCTTTATAATTGATCAAGCCCGTTCTTCACTTCAAACTCGGTTCGAACAATttcaaaaatatgaagaaatctttgggtttttgtttagtTTGGAGAGGTTAAAGTCTGCTAATGATCATAGCTTGATGATGTCCTGTGACAATCTTGAAAATTCCTTGACACATAATAGCCATTCAGATATTGATGGatatgatttatttttggaGTTAAAAATCTTGAAGTGCTCTTTACCAAGAGACACAAGAAGAGCAATTGATGTGCTGAATTATTTGAAGAAGATGGATGGTTGTTTTCCGAATGCTTATGTTGCTTACAGAATTTTGTTGACTATACAAGTTACAGTTGCATCTGCAGAAAGAAGCTTCTCCAAGTTGAAGTTGATCAAGACTTATCTTCGATCAACTATGTCACAAGAAAGATTGAATGGATTGGCTATGTTATCAATTGAGAAAAAAGTGGTTGAAAAACTTGATTATGCAAACATAATTACTACGTTTGCCTCCAAAACTGCAAGGCAAGTGGTATTTAAGTAATCATTTGATGTCTTCAAGAGAGCGTGTGATGTATGATGATCTCCAAATATAGCTTCTTGTCGACCTTTTTagctttagttttattttgtttagttcggggggtgtattgtatttggatttgtacagactttttttaaatgacagactttttgaaaagtccacagactctttagaaagttgatagactgttatggatttcttaaaaccattgattttagcaacagacttttatcgattcatgaaaatctatatactttattatgaataacTTCTACAtatttcctaggatgtacaaaatatataaaaaaaacaaaaacaaaagacaaaaaaaataaaacaaatgcatcccaaacacaaacaaaataataactcgttgtctcttcaatgctcaagTATCttataatagaaattgactcaaataaacgattgttagtctgtctagcgagtttgttctcattcctaatctcccaacaacataaatatacaatatagatcacttgatgtttatgttaattattctcatcaattttgttttcgccgattaacaaatattgtagcaatattggtcaatgtcttaatctataatcaatcaattgaaattcaattgttcaacctttttttgaaccataatataaattcaaattaatgagaataattaattaataagataaaatttagtatggttcaaggtctttggtgtagaccacaatatttgagttttagggtttcattaatcatttttattgctattaaggttcgaagtatcacaactggaaaaaaaaaaaaattcacattcaacaactacaatgaacatgttgggtatcaaaaaaggttgatatcataaaagattagaataaaggcaaaaaattaagaaagagagatgataaaggacaaacttctttgtgctttgatagaccttttttttttttttttttaagaggaaactttgataaactttttgaaatctttggtctagaggttggaaaattattggaatttggtatgtataattaacactacaaagtccatgattatccatgattttctaattccataagtatgaatgatattttgaatacctttgtacttttatttatttttaaaagtcctaattgaatacccctagattttggtggaattcatgaagtctttaaaaatcctaattgaatacctcaaaacTTTCATGgattgttaaaagtctatatttttttttttgagggaaatgAAAGACTAATTCATTGATTGAGGATCATTACAATCATAGATTAAACTAGCCTCTACAGACAGAGGAATACATGAAAAGAAATCTACTTGAAAATCAGCATGTTTGGCCTCTTGAGCCAAGATGTGAGCCACCCCATTGGCTCGCCTGCCGACCTGAACGACCCGAGCTCCCTGTGCTTCGTGCAACAAGATCCGCAGGTCGGCCAACAGAAATCCCAAATCCGAAAAATCCAgcgaggaagaggaaagtgCAGACACCAGATCCAAGCAGTCAGTCTCCACTATTAAAGGTGTAAGATAATGATCAATAGCGAGCTgcactcccaacaccaaagctAGAAGTTCCGCGTGTCGAGCCGCGTTAGCATTTAGAATAGTGTGTCGAAATCCATGGAGAAACGCCCCGTTATGGTCTCGGAACACCCCACCTAAACCTGCCCGACACGACGTGTGATCATAGCCAGCGTCAACATTCAATTTCACAAAGCCTACTGGGGGTTTCTTCCACTTAGAAACCGACCTACTAACCAAACCCAAACGGGGGGTCATATGAGCTGCTTTATAATCTTCAAACCAACCCAAAACCATCGGAACAATCTGGGATGCTTCCTTAAAGTCACCCTCCCAAACCTTGGCATTCCTGTTCCGCCAAGTTGCCCAGAGAATCATAAGTGTAGAAGCAAAAAGCTGAGGGGTTGACAAAGAGACAAACGAAAGCCAATCTGTAACAGTTGTGGGACTCGAAACTAATGGCAAGTTGGCTCCCTGAAACAAACTTGTAGCATGGGGACAATCACGAACTGCATGGATAGGAGTCTCAACTTCTTCATCGCAGAGTGGGCAGTGGGTATCCAAATCAATACCACGTTCGCTAAGCCTACTCCGAGTAGGAAGAACATTAGAAACTGCTTTCCATGCACAAACCTTTACGCTACCTGGAACTGGAGAGTTCCATAACCGACGCCAAAGAGAAATACTTGGATTAGGTGTAGTAGAATTATCAGTGAGAATCCGATTCCGGGCTACATGGTAGGCGGATTTAACCGTAAACTGACCTTTCTTGTCACCACCCCAAATCCACCTATCTTCATGGTTCCGGGGACTAAGGGGAATAGCGAGAATCTTCTACACAATATGAATAGGAAATAATTCTGTTAATAATACAGAATTCCACACACCTGGAGATTCAAAAAGATCAGCCACAATAGTCACTCTGTCCGAGGAGTAGGCAGTCAAATCCTCATCCAACAACCACGGGTCCAGCCATATATTGGTAGATAAACCATTCCCAATATGCTTTTTGATGCCAGTTCTAAGAATGTCTCTGCCTTGCAAGATGCTTCTCCATGCATAAGATGGTTGGGAGCCAAGGGAAGCCTCCCAGAAATTACTCTGAGGAAAATAAAGAGCTTTGAGAAGTTGACCAATCAAAGAGTTCGGATTTTGAATTAGCCGCCAACCTTGTTTTGCTAACATGGCTAAATTGAAAGCAAAAAGGTGCCTAAAACCCATACCACCCATACTTTTAGGTTTGCAAAGTTCATCCCAAGCTCGCCAATGCATGGCCTTCTTCTCATCAGTGCTGCCCCACCAAAATTGGGCACACAATTGGTGGAGTTCCTGAATGAGATTTTGAGGAAGTAGATAGCAATTCATAGTATACAAAGGTAACGCCTGGGCTACCACTTTAATAAGTATTTCTCTACCTGCAGCACTTAGTAATTTGGATCTCCACCCAGTCAATTTCTTAGACAAATTATCTTTAATATAAGCAAAGGTATCGGATTTGGACCTGCCAACAAGAGTCGGAATCCCTAAATACTTGTCATGCTTGTCCACCACCTGAACCCCAAGAACCTAAGCCATACTGACCCTCAAATGCGGCAGAACGCTCCCACTGAAAGCCACATTGCTCTTTTGTAAATTCACTTGTTGTCCCGAAGCTTTTTCATAGATATTGAGCACGTTCCGGATCATTAAACAATCTTGGGTTGTAGCATAAGAGTAGAGCATactatcatctgcaaacaaAAGGTGACTAATAGAAGGAGCCCCATCACAAACTCGCAACCCCTGCCACTGCCCATTAGAAACCGCATGCGAAATAAGAGCAGACAAGCCCTCAGCACAGATTAGAAATAGGTAGGGAGACAATGGATCGCCCTGCCTTAATCCTCTCTGCGGTGTAACATAACCTCTAGGTGtaccattaataaggaaagaGAAGCGTACCGTAGATAAACACGACATAATCAGTGCCACCCACTGCTCAGCAAACCCCATTTTTATCATGATACGCTGCAAAAATCCCCTTTCCAATCTATCATAGGCTTTACTGATGTCCAGCTTAAGGGCCAAAAAACCTTCTTGACCACGCCTCAATTTGTGCATGTAATGAGCTAGTTCTGACGCCACTAAAGTATTATCAGAGATAAGACGATTAGGGACAAAAGCACTCTGCTGAGGGGAAATAATGTCAGGCAGAAAGCTCTTGAGCCTATTGGCAATAACTTTGGAAGCTATCTTGTAAATAACGTTGCATAAAGCAATTGGCCGGAGATGGGACATATTCACCACTTCTTTGATCTTAGGAATGAGAGCAACATAAGTGTAATTCAAATCAGGAGGAATTTCAGAAAGAGTTAACATCGAGATCATCGCATTACTAACTTCAGGACCAACTAAATCCCAATACTGCTGAAAAAAGAAAGGTGAAAAACCATCTGGACCCGGTGCTTTCGAAGGATGCATTTGAAACAAAGCAATTCGAACTTCTTCCGAACTATAAGGAGCCAAAAGAAGAGCATTCATCTCCGCAGAAACTCGGGGTTCAATGGTCTGAAGAACCAAGTCCTGAGCCTCCACATCCGAGGGTTGGGAACTAAATATATCCTGAAAATACTCCAGCACAACCCCCTCAATTCCAACCTTGGACTCCTGCCATATCCCACTAGCATCAAAAAGGCCCTTAATCTTGTTTCTTTGTCTTCTGTTTGATGCTTTCTTGTGAAAAAACCGGGAATTCCGATCACCCTCTTTAAGCCAAATAGCTCGAGAACGTTGCCGCCAATATGTCTCATCAATGGAAATCAATTCATTTAACCGCTGTGATAGTTGCAGTTTGAGGGCAGTATCATTATGGTCAAAAGGTTTTTGTAGAATAACATCCAGCTGAGCTCTAACCGCTTCCACTTCTTCCCTTCTACTGCGGAAGACCGTACGATCCCATGCAAGAAGATGGGAACCCAAGTCTTTAACTTTGCGGCACAACTGCAGCATAGGCTCCCCCCCATAAGGAATACTCCAGGCCTCCTCCACTGTGGCCGAAAAACCTTCATGGGCACACCACATCTCCTCAAACCTGAATTGCCGTCGGAAACCCTCATGTCTTTGCGGCTCCTTTCGTACCTCCAGCAGTAAAGGGACATGGTCCGATCAACTAGGATGGAGGTTGATCACACGTGAAAAACTGAAGTTCGATAACCAGGCCGGGGTACAGGCACCCCTATCCAgcctttcttttttgtttgaatCACACCATGTGTACAACCCGCCAGCCGCACCCATATCTGTCAGATTACAGTCCGACAAGGCTTCCCGAAACGCCTGCATCTGACTCTGACTGCGCAACCTACCTCCTGACTTCTCTCCCAAATCCAAAAGCTCGTTGAAATCCCCAGCAACAACCCAAAGCTCACCAGGATTCCTGACCAAGGATCGTAGCAAATCCCACGACAAATAAAGCTGACCCGTCTCAGGATGACCGTAAAACCCCGTAAACCTCCATTCTACTTCGTTTGGTGCTGTGACGAAAGCATCAATGTAATACCTCTCCACATCATGAACCCTAACCGAAATAGAATCATCCCATAACAATGCAAGACCTCCTGATCGCTCCACACGATCAAAGTGGGCAATATGAGGAAAACCCAGAGAACGACGCAGCGACTGATGTTGTTCTTTGGTGCAGTGAGTCTCGCTGAGGAATATGAGACTGACCCTATGTTTTTGGATTAGCATCTTCAAGGCGTGTCGAGTCCTTCTGTTGACAATACCCTGACAATTCCATATCAATATATTCATGCTGGAGACGGACAGGGTGAACGGAGCACCCGCTGAAGCCGACCGGCGGCACTACAGAAAAACCAGAAAACGCTAGGGCAAAGCCTAGGCTCCGGAGTTTTCGCTTTTTTATTTTCCTAGGGTAATATCCAGCGATGAGTTAAATTGAAGCaaactgttaaaagtctatattgaatacacccagacttctaaattccatagatttgtttaaaagttccactaattccatatacaatacaccccccttcaTCTTTAGTTTATTTCTTGTAGTTTTAATTTGGAATATTTATAACTTAATCTTTTAAATATTGTTTTAAAACATCTTCGGATTTATTATTCACTTATAATCTAAATACTTTTGGATATTAcatgttgtttgttgttttattaTTAGATTTTGAGTTTATAGCTTTAGTtccgaatttttttttaatgcacaCTACGATTTAAGGGCCCAACTCCTAGAGTTCGCCTCAGGTCTGAAAATCTCAGGTCCGGGCCTGAAGGGAGGGCATAGGTTAGGGGAGGAATGAGGgttgtgatggtggtggtgggtggCGTTGGCGTCGTCGAAGATTTGGAGATGGAGAGAGAACTGAGTTTATTTTTGGACAACGAAGACGGGGATAAccagaggaggagagagagctagAAGAAGATAacgtcaaaagaaaaaaaaaaacaaaaagaaaaaaaaaagaggtagtgagggtataatagacatttcagtgTGTAcaaaatgccacgtcagcaatttaatgGAGAATTTGACAGAAAACTGACGGCAGGGACGAAttaggaggaaattgagagtttagggactttttagatgaaattagaaggtcagggactaaaaggatgaaaccctataagtatagggagtaaactgTAATTAACTCTAAAAACTATAATAAGAATCAAAACACTTAGATCCTCTGTTTCGATGGAAGAATTGAGATCTCTTTTGTTAATTGCTGAAGATGAGATTAATCAAACTATGATGTCCATGTCTTTGTCCTCCAAGACTTCTATGGCTGCATTTGGTGATACTTCCAGAGCTCAAGCTACTAATGCTGCATGTGTCTCTAATGATATGATGTTTACAAGTAGTATTATGTTTCCTACTTTTGAGTATATGATGAGAAGAGCATCATCTGCTAATGACTTAAATTGTGGTTCCATCGTGATTGAAAATGAGTGTGTTAAGCAATTGGTTACAGAAGAATGTGTTCAAAAACAAGAAGCAGAAGTTGAAAGTTTTGTTGTCAAAGAAGAGTCCAATGATAACTCAACTTCTGATTCCACTATGGCTGAAAAGTAAGAGTGTTGAGCAACTGATTAGAGAAGATTGTGCTCATAAAGACATTCAAATTCCTCAAGATTCGAAGAAGAAACAAGCTGGAGAAGACTCTTATTCAGATAAAGAGGAGCAATTGATCGAAGTCTCAAGAACATGTTTTTCTGGATGACAAAGTTGATTCTAATAAAGATAAGTTTctacaagaaaagaaaggaaatacttcagtacattaatgtaccgatacatcaagtagactatgTTCAATATAGAGGTAGACTAGCTTGGTACAAGggtagactaactccatgcttgtctacccatgtactgagctagtctacctctgtattgaactagtctacttgatgtaccggtacattaatgtactgtagacAATCTCAGAAAAGGAATCTACTTCTTTTGTAGTAATAGAATCTACTTCTGATTCTGTTTCGGGGTCTTTTTGTTTGATCCCTAAGCTTTCATTTATGAGTCCTTGTATGAGTTCTTTTGGCAACAAAAGTGATAATGCAACCAACTTAAGAACAGAAGCTTAGGCACCTTTTATGACATCTGAGCATGTTCCAGAGTACAATCAAGGAAAGCAAACATTTGTTGCGAAGTCAACAAGGAGTAAAAAGCAAAGGAATGATGAATTGCCATTTTACAAATGCAAAAATATCGAAACTGGTCTATCTCTTGATAATGCTTTCAGGAGGGAATATCACCAAGATTTTCATGATCATGGTGTAAGAGGTGAACAACAAGATTAAGGTTGTCAATGGGTcttgtcgggtcaaggtatttgtcgtgtcgcaaaatataaacccaaacccaacccaacccatttaataaaattgtgtcaaaaatttaaactcaaacccaacctatttattaaatgggttacccgtttctaacccgcttaacccatttacaAATATGTTGTGTCATGTTaaacaaaatgacccatttaagggttaacaatatgacccatttaactaaaaaaatacataaattgattaaattcactaaaactccacaagacgaa belongs to Rosa chinensis cultivar Old Blush chromosome 4, RchiOBHm-V2, whole genome shotgun sequence and includes:
- the LOC112198750 gene encoding zinc finger MYM-type protein 1-like — its product is MSGAKKRKKKQREEALIQSQARDIDKYFTSNKKAKGEENQNDHANEQHDQSMNENENEEVVQPANVNELNDIEVEDPKQPENEEDDVNMIEDVQHEDLYQESCFPLNIDDPGNWDKIDQNIRDFLVERGPKRDHGVELFPKDSSGRHFDSSHYKRLLPNGEKSDRRWLVYSISLDKIFCFCCKLFKTQRTMTLIGQLANEGYKDWHNLSRSLRNHEASKEHISCMTSWIELERRLQKNKTIDESLQVEINKEREHWRQVLKRIIAVVQRLAKNNLAFRGDCEKLYVENNGHFLQMIEMIVEFDPIMEEHIRCSQARLIHYTYLGPKIQNELIQMLANDVRSSIVTKVKQAKYFSVILDCTPDASHEEQMSLVIRCVDDSANSAVVEEYWIQFLKVDDTSGHGLFTELKNVLSNLELDIDDIRGQGYDNGSNMRGRHKGVQSRLLEINPRAFYTPCGCHSLNLALCDMANCCPKAMSFFGVIQRIYTLFSSSTKRWKIFKDHVEGLTVKPLSQTRWEGHVESVKPIKEQTSQIRDALVDLANTSEDPKTKSEAESLVTHELENFEFLLGMVIWYQLLYAINTVSKFLQAENMDIDAALKELKGLILFLEEYRESGLDMAMDEAKQMASELGIEAVFREKRIIRRKKQFDDSGSDEVMQSSEESFRVNYFLFIIDQARSSLQTRFEQFQKYEEIFGFLFSLERLKSANDHSLMMSCDNLENSLTHNSHSDIDGYDLFLELKILKCSLPRDTRRAIDVLNYLKKMDGCFPNAYVAYRILLTIQVTVASAERSFSKLKLIKTYLRSTMSQERLNGLAMLSIEKKVVEKLDYANIITTFASKTARQVVFK